One window from the genome of Mastacembelus armatus chromosome 18, fMasArm1.2, whole genome shotgun sequence encodes:
- the LOC113144912 gene encoding NLR family CARD domain-containing protein 3-like: MLRADVASVDSREDEEQLLEENIVNFVKKELKKMQKLMNPDYPECLQRQMKDKEVLDCENEEQRRSNSEAFLNITLNFLRMMKQEELADCLQSRSYRNIDLSALTLHVGQSCRLPLDFHNTEILRDVTKSTSVDVLLTNLIRGELLPSARLWITTRPAAANQIPPKYVDMVTEVRGFTDPQKEQSGRCVGEGGGLPKTLTEMYVHFLVVQAKLKNIKYDGGVETDPHWSPESRKMIESLGKVAFEQLLKGNLIFYESDLTECGIDIRAASVYSGVLTQMFKEERGLYQDSVFCFVHLSVQEFLAALHVHLTFINSGVNLLSEEQSTFEMCSTKQCEFAETFFYQSAVDKALKSLNGHLDLFLRFLLGISMQINQTLLRGLLTQTGRSSETNQKTVEYIKQKINENMSQEKSISLFHCLNELNDHSLVEEIQQYLSSGSLSTDKLSPAQWSALVFILLSSEKDLDVFDLRKYSASEEALLRLLTVVKASNKAVLTGCNLSERSCEALATVLSSQCSSLTELDLSNNDLQDAGIQLLSSGLKSPHCTLGTLRSGFFF, translated from the exons ATGCTGAGAGCTGATGTAGCCAGCGTTGATTCCCGGGAAGATGAGGAACAG ctgctgGAAGAGAACATTGTTAATTTTGTGAAGAAAgagctgaagaagatgcagaagcTTATGAATCCAGATTACCCAGAATGCTTACAGCGTCAGATGAAGGACAAGGAGGTGCTGGATTGTGAgaatgaagagcagaggaggagcaaCAGTGAGGCATTTCTGAACATAACACTGAACTTTCTGAGGATGATGAAGCAAGAGGAGCTGGCTGACTGTCTGCAGAGCA GATCCTACCGCAACATTGATCTCAGTGCTCTGACACTGCATGTTGGTCAATCT TGTCGACTTCCTCTGGACTTCCACAACACTGAGATCCTGAGAGATGTTACAAAGTCCACCtcagtggatgtgctgctgacaaacctcatcagggGGGAACTGCTTCCCTCTgctcgcctctggataaccacacgacctgcagcagccaatcaaaTCCCTCCTAAGTATGTTGACatggtgacagaggtcagagggttcacTGACCCACAGAAGGAACA GTCTGGAAGATGTGttggggagggaggggggctGCCCAAAACCCTGACTGAAATGTATGTCCACTTCCTGGTGGTGCAGGCCAAACTGAAGAACATCAAGTACGATGGCGGAGTagagactgatccacactgGAGTCCAGAGAGCCGGAAGATGATTGAGTCTCTGGGAAAAGTGGCTTTTGAGCAGCTGCTGAAAGGCAACCTAATCTTTTATGAATCAGACCTGACAGAGTGTGGCATCGATATCAGAGCAGCCTCAGTTTACTCAGGAGTGTTAACACAGATGTTTAAAGAAGAGAGAGGCTTGTACCAGGATAGCGTCTTCTGCTTTGtccatctgagtgttcaggagtttctggctgcactTCATGTCCATCTCACTTTCATCAACTCTGGAGTCAATTTGCTTTCAGAAGAGCAATCAACCTTTGAGATGTGttcaacaaaacaatgtgaATTTGCAGAGACATTCTTCTACCAAAGTGCTGTGGACAAGGCCTTAAAGAGTCTAAATGGACACCTGGACTTGTTCCTTCGCTTCCTCCTGGGTATTTCAATGCAAATCAATCAGACTCTCCTACGAGGCTTGCtgacacagacaggaagaagCTCAGAGACCAATCAGAAAACTGTTGAATACATCAAGCAGAAGATCAATGAGAATATGTCTCAAGAGAAAAGCATCAGTCTGTTCCACTGTCTTAATGAACTGAATGATCATTCTTTAGTGGAGGAGATCCAACAGTACCTGAGTTCAGGAAGTCTCTCTACAGATAAACTCTCTCCTGCTCAATGGTCAGCACTGGTTTTCATCTTACTGTCATCAGAAAAAGATCTGGACGTGTTTGACCTAAGGAAATATTCCGCTTCAGAGGAGGCTCTTCTCAGGCTGTTGACAGTGGTTAAAGCTTCCAACAAAGCTGT ACTGACTGGGTGCAACCtttcagagagaagctgtgaagctctggcCACAGTTCTCAGTTCCCAATGTTCCAGTCTGACAGAACTGGATCTGAGTAACAATGATCTACAGGATGCAGGCATTCAGTTGCTATCTTCTGGACTGAAAAGTCCACACTGTACACTGGGAACTCTCAGGTCAGGATTTTTCTTCTGA